One part of the Pecten maximus chromosome 1, xPecMax1.1, whole genome shotgun sequence genome encodes these proteins:
- the LOC117330759 gene encoding extensin-like yields MSSSQTHNYYPAPHKHQKHDPAAYTRAAAQTQKTRPRMPHKPKRRPRSRTKPRTTTPQPHKPERRPRSRTNPERRPRSRRNQEPRPRSAQTRTTTPQPHKNQNTTPQPHKPITTTPQPHKPRRRPAAAEKPRTTTRSRNNPERLPPCRTNPEDDPSAAQNPERLPRSRTNPNDTLELTNPNNDYP; encoded by the coding sequence ATGTCATcttcacaaacccataactactaccccGCACCGCACAAACACCAGAAGCACGACCCCGCAGCGTACACAAGGGCAGCCGCACAAACCCAGAAAACACGACCACGCATGCCGCACAAACCCAAACGACGACCCCGCAGCCGCACAAAACCCAGAACGACGACCCCGCAGCCGCACAAACCAGAACGACGACCCCGCAGCCGCACAAACCCAGAACGACGACCCCGGAGCCGCAGAAACCAAGAACCACGACCCCGGAGCGCACAAACCAGAACGACTACCCCGCAGCCGCACAAAAACCAGAACACGACCCCGCAGCCGCACAAACCCATAACGACGACCCCGCAGCCGCACAAACCCAGAAGACGACCCGCAGCCGCAGAAAAACCCAGAACGACGACCCGCAGCCGCAACAACCCAGAACGACTACCCCCATGCCGCACAAACCCAGAAGACGACCCCTCAGCCGCACAAAACCCAGAACGACTACCCCGCAGCCGCACAAACCCAAACGACACCCTCGAGCTCACAAACCCAAACAACGACTACCCATAA